A section of the Marmota flaviventris isolate mMarFla1 chromosome 19, mMarFla1.hap1, whole genome shotgun sequence genome encodes:
- the Chchd2 gene encoding coiled-coil-helix-coiled-coil-helix domain-containing protein 2: protein MPRGSRSRTSRVAPPASRAPQMRAAPRPAPAAQPPAAAPPSAVGSPAAAPRQPGLMAQMATTAAGVAVGSAVGHTLGHAITGGFSGGEPAKPDITYQEPQGTQPAQQQQLSDPCFYEIKQFLECAQNQADVKLCEGFNEVLKQCRIANGLV from the exons ATGCCGCGTGGAAGCCGGAGCCGCACTTCGCGCGTTGCGCCCCCAGCCAG CCGGGCCCCTCAGATGAGGGCTGCGCCCAGGCCAGCACCAGCAGCTCAGCCACCAGCTGCAGCCCCACCATCTGCAGTCGGGTCCCCTGCTGCAGCACCCCGGCAGCCAGGTCTGATGGCCCAGATGGCAACCACTGCAGCTGGTGTGGCAGTGGGCTCTGCTGTGGGGCACACACTGGGCCATGCCATCACTGGAGGCTTCAGTGGAGGAGAGCCCGCAAAGCCTGATATCACTTACCAG GAGCCTCAGGGAACCCAGCcagcacagcagcagcagcttagTGACCCTTGCTTTTATGAGATAAAACAATTTTTGGAGTGTGCCCAGAACCAAGCTGATGTTAAGCTCTGTGAGGGTTTCAATGAGGTGTTGAAGCAGTGCAGAATTGCTAATG GATTAGTCTAA
- the Nupr2 gene encoding nuclear protein 2, which produces MDPGPEPARLRVRRAGPPPAEAKLPVNYEEELYDCLDYHYLRDFPASGAGRSKGRTRREQELRTNRPVPGGHERKVAQRLLNGQRKRRQRQLQPRPRTCLA; this is translated from the coding sequence ATGGACCCGGGCCCCGAGCCTGCTCGTCTCCGCGTCCGCCgggccgggccgccgccagctgAGGCGAAGCTGCCGGTGAACTACGAGGAGGAGCTGTACGACTGCCTCGACTACCACTACCTGCGTGACTTCCCGGCCTCCGGGGCGGGGCGCAGCAAGGGCCGGACGCGGCGCGAGCAGGAACTGCGCACCAACCGGCCGGTGCCCGGCGGCCACGAGCGCAAGGTCGCGCAGAGGCTCCTCAACGGCCAGCGGAAGCGTCGCCAGCGCCAGCTGCAGCCCCGGCCGCGCACTTGCCTCGCCTAA